The following proteins are co-located in the Shouchella hunanensis genome:
- a CDS encoding response regulator transcription factor produces MDYQPSILVVDDEDRIRRLLKMYLEREDYQIDEATNGEEALTKALEVDYDLILLDVMMPGMDGIEMCQQLRLTKATPVMMLTAKGEEANRVQGFEVGADDYIVKPFSPREVVLRVKAMLRRASATQFVQADTQTKDLLVFGPLTIDNDAHRVSVNQQEINLTPKEYELLYYLAQSPDKVFSREQLLKDVWNYEFFGDLRTVDTHIKRLREKLNRVSPEVSAIISTVWGVGYKFEAVSG; encoded by the coding sequence ATGGATTATCAACCGAGTATTTTAGTTGTGGATGATGAAGATCGTATTCGACGATTGTTAAAAATGTATCTTGAAAGAGAAGACTATCAAATAGATGAAGCGACAAATGGTGAAGAAGCACTCACTAAAGCACTTGAAGTCGATTATGATTTAATTTTGCTTGATGTGATGATGCCTGGTATGGATGGAATTGAAATGTGCCAACAACTCCGACTAACAAAAGCTACTCCTGTTATGATGCTAACAGCAAAGGGAGAAGAAGCAAATCGTGTACAAGGATTTGAAGTAGGCGCGGATGATTATATTGTTAAACCATTTAGTCCGCGGGAAGTTGTGCTGCGAGTAAAAGCGATGCTAAGACGAGCATCTGCTACTCAGTTTGTGCAAGCAGATACGCAAACAAAGGACTTACTTGTTTTTGGACCGTTAACGATTGATAACGATGCCCATCGTGTGAGTGTTAATCAACAAGAAATTAATTTAACACCAAAAGAGTATGAGTTGCTCTATTATTTGGCGCAATCTCCAGACAAAGTATTCTCACGGGAACAGTTACTGAAGGATGTCTGGAACTATGAATTTTTTGGCGATTTGCGAACGGTCGATACGCACATTAAACGACTACGCGAAAAGTTGAATCGAGTTTCACCAGAAGTTTCGGCGATTATATCAACGGTTTGGGGTGTCGGTTACAAATTCGAGGCAGTTAGCGGCTAA
- the ccsB gene encoding c-type cytochrome biogenesis protein CcsB: MLNLSFNLLLFAFFAFLTATVFFALSLAKQRKEQEHKQTKASKWGLAFSLLGLALSLGYFFARWSVSGHAPVSNMFEYMTALAIAISLAFCIIYFIYPARADVVGLFTMPTVMLLIVYASTFSTAVAPLVPSLQMPLMLKLHIITTAIGQGLLAIGFAAGLAYLIRTLDLKQKSWKPRIIELMMYGLLCVIAHSLVAHGFAAADYEVTFSYVDENEQEATMVYEVPPIVGPNQWESQTENGMDPFFAVPGNIEASDLNTLIWAFAIGAILYWVIRLLIRKRISLAIQPLLKVTNPLTLDEFSYRAIAIGFPVFALGGLIFAMIWAQIAWSRFWGWDPKEVWALITFLFYAAYLHLRLNKGWHGEKSAWLCVIGFAIIMFNLVFVNLVIAGLHSYAS; the protein is encoded by the coding sequence ATGCTTAATCTAAGTTTTAATTTATTGCTATTTGCTTTTTTTGCTTTTTTAACGGCAACGGTTTTCTTTGCTCTATCACTAGCGAAACAACGTAAAGAACAAGAGCATAAGCAAACAAAAGCAAGCAAATGGGGTCTGGCGTTTTCCTTACTTGGTTTAGCGCTTTCTCTCGGCTACTTTTTTGCTAGATGGTCGGTTTCTGGTCATGCACCAGTAAGTAATATGTTCGAATATATGACAGCGCTAGCTATTGCCATTTCCCTAGCGTTTTGTATTATTTATTTTATCTATCCAGCTCGTGCCGATGTAGTTGGGTTGTTTACAATGCCAACTGTGATGCTGCTCATTGTTTATGCGTCAACCTTTTCAACAGCTGTTGCGCCGCTTGTACCATCATTGCAAATGCCACTCATGTTAAAGTTACATATTATTACAACTGCAATTGGACAAGGGTTGCTTGCAATCGGGTTTGCCGCAGGATTAGCCTATTTAATTCGGACACTTGACTTAAAACAAAAAAGTTGGAAGCCTCGTATTATTGAGCTCATGATGTACGGGCTACTATGTGTAATTGCTCATTCCCTTGTGGCGCACGGTTTTGCTGCGGCGGATTATGAAGTAACGTTTAGCTATGTAGATGAAAATGAACAAGAAGCAACGATGGTATACGAAGTACCACCGATTGTGGGACCAAATCAATGGGAAAGCCAGACAGAAAATGGAATGGATCCATTCTTTGCTGTACCAGGAAATATCGAAGCAAGTGATTTAAACACGTTAATTTGGGCGTTTGCCATTGGTGCCATACTTTACTGGGTGATTCGTCTCCTTATTCGTAAACGTATTAGTTTAGCGATCCAACCGTTATTGAAAGTAACAAACCCTTTAACATTAGATGAATTTAGCTATCGTGCCATTGCTATTGGATTCCCAGTCTTCGCTCTTGGAGGGTTAATTTTTGCTATGATCTGGGCACAAATCGCTTGGTCACGTTTTTGGGGTTGGGATCCAAAAGAAGTATGGGCATTAATTACGTTTTTGTTCTATGCAGCCTATCTTCATTTACGCTTAAACAAAGGCTGGCACGGAGAAAAATCGGCTTGGCTTTGCGTTATTGGTTTCGCTATTATTATGTTCAATCTCGTTTTTGTAAACTTAGTTATTGCTGGGTTACATTCCTACGCTTCTTAA
- the resB gene encoding cytochrome c biogenesis protein ResB yields the protein MKDKLRTCECGHVHKEGTDMCAACGKPLTEEAKSEGVNMRYEGAAIRSKKQRRTILDQVWAFFSSVKVGIWIIIILLVASAVGTLFPQENLRPGIEDAATFYEREYGSIGLLYYNLGLNELYSSWWYIALIVALAVSIVVASFDRGIPLYKALKAQRVTRHPHFMTRQRLFAATKAAESTSVDLKKVTSQLKKKRYTIREENGNLLAEKNRFARWGPYVNHVGLILFLAGCLMRYLPGMYVDTTMWIREGERAPVPEASEYLVENRGFSIDYYDPEDDRFQDAFADGNALVTESFMTDAVLYKRSGILGDDSIEKVDEKNILVNDPLKFDSFSLYQTDYRENELHEMTFTLEHKETNETFGELTINLINPEGTYDLGDGYEVRLVNYFPNFYMNSNNEPSTRNNIPDNPYFIFEMTTPDTPEGETSVVGIQQNLEPLQENEYKMTFVDVELANVSILTVRKDQTLPLLIAGGSIFIIGLVQGSYWAHRRVWIQQTDGKVWIAGHTNRNWLSFQKELSESLEDTNLFTPIDQEEQKESKGSADVSGQKGDKHA from the coding sequence ATGAAAGACAAACTTAGAACGTGTGAATGCGGTCATGTTCATAAAGAAGGAACAGACATGTGCGCGGCTTGCGGAAAACCGCTAACAGAAGAGGCAAAATCGGAAGGCGTTAACATGCGCTATGAAGGAGCAGCAATCCGTTCGAAAAAACAAAGGCGAACCATACTGGATCAAGTTTGGGCATTTTTTTCATCGGTAAAAGTTGGGATATGGATTATTATCATTCTTCTTGTAGCCTCAGCAGTAGGGACGTTGTTTCCACAGGAAAATCTTCGTCCTGGTATAGAAGATGCTGCAACCTTTTATGAACGAGAATATGGATCAATTGGCCTACTCTATTATAATTTAGGTTTAAACGAACTTTATAGTTCTTGGTGGTACATAGCTTTAATTGTTGCTTTAGCTGTTTCAATTGTAGTGGCTAGTTTTGACCGCGGTATCCCGTTGTACAAAGCGTTAAAAGCTCAGCGAGTAACGCGTCACCCTCATTTTATGACACGGCAGCGGTTATTTGCCGCTACTAAAGCGGCAGAGTCAACCTCAGTGGATTTAAAAAAAGTGACTTCACAGTTAAAGAAAAAGCGTTATACCATTCGAGAAGAAAACGGAAATCTATTAGCAGAAAAGAATCGGTTTGCTCGCTGGGGTCCTTACGTCAATCACGTTGGCTTAATTTTGTTTTTAGCAGGTTGCTTAATGCGCTATTTACCTGGCATGTATGTGGATACAACGATGTGGATTCGTGAAGGAGAGCGTGCCCCTGTTCCTGAGGCGTCTGAGTATCTCGTGGAAAACCGCGGCTTTTCAATTGACTATTATGATCCTGAAGATGATCGATTCCAAGATGCGTTCGCTGACGGTAATGCGCTTGTGACAGAATCATTTATGACAGACGCAGTGCTATACAAGCGTTCTGGTATTCTTGGGGACGATTCCATTGAAAAAGTAGACGAAAAAAACATCCTTGTAAATGACCCATTAAAATTTGATTCCTTTTCACTTTATCAAACGGACTATCGTGAAAATGAGCTGCACGAAATGACGTTTACATTGGAGCATAAAGAAACAAACGAAACGTTTGGCGAGTTAACCATTAACCTCATTAATCCAGAAGGTACTTATGATTTAGGCGACGGTTACGAGGTACGACTCGTAAACTATTTCCCTAATTTTTATATGAACTCAAATAATGAGCCATCAACGCGAAATAATATTCCTGACAATCCGTATTTCATTTTTGAAATGACAACGCCTGACACGCCTGAAGGAGAGACAAGTGTTGTTGGCATTCAGCAAAACTTAGAACCGCTCCAGGAAAACGAGTACAAAATGACGTTTGTTGATGTGGAATTAGCAAATGTTAGTATTTTAACGGTACGAAAAGATCAAACGTTACCTCTTTTAATTGCAGGTGGTAGTATTTTTATTATTGGTCTTGTTCAAGGCTCCTATTGGGCACATCGCCGTGTTTGGATTCAGCAAACAGATGGAAAAGTGTGGATTGCAGGTCATACGAATCGAAACTGGCTTTCTTTTCAAAAAGAACTAAGTGAAAGTCTTGAAGATACGAACTTGTTCACCCCGATTGATCAAGAAGAACAAAAGGAATCAAAAGGTTCAGCGGACGTTTCGGGGCAAAAAGGAGATAAACATGCTTAA
- the resA gene encoding thiol-disulfide oxidoreductase ResA: MSKRKRSITRLMILLVIAGAVGYTFYANSQSNDGVVRAGDQAENFALRDLNDNRFEMAQQEGKGVFVNFWATYCEPCEREMPHIENVYEDYKDDVEMIAINVDESELTVDTFVSRHQLSFPIAIDRRQEVTRAYGIRPLPATLVIDEHGEVQHYYQGEMTEAMVREFFEKVVPEG, translated from the coding sequence TTGAGTAAAAGAAAGCGTTCAATAACTCGACTAATGATTTTGCTAGTCATTGCGGGTGCAGTTGGCTATACATTTTATGCCAATTCTCAATCGAACGATGGGGTCGTTCGCGCCGGAGATCAAGCTGAAAACTTTGCATTGCGCGACTTAAACGATAACCGTTTTGAAATGGCGCAGCAAGAAGGAAAAGGGGTCTTTGTTAATTTTTGGGCCACTTATTGTGAACCATGTGAACGAGAAATGCCTCACATTGAAAATGTATATGAAGACTATAAAGACGATGTTGAAATGATTGCCATAAATGTGGACGAGTCTGAGTTAACAGTCGATACATTTGTGTCTCGTCACCAGCTTTCGTTTCCAATTGCTATTGACAGAAGGCAAGAGGTCACTAGAGCTTATGGTATCCGACCTTTGCCAGCAACACTTGTCATAGATGAACATGGTGAAGTGCAGCACTATTATCAAGGTGAAATGACAGAAGCAATGGTGAGGGAGTTTTTTGAAAAGGTAGTACCCGAGGGGTAA
- a CDS encoding pseudouridine synthase — protein MERLQKVIAQAGVTSRRKAEEYITAGRVQVNGKKVTELGVKVNPNKDRVEVDGVPLDKEEPVYYLLYKPTGVISTSNDEKGRKKVTDLIDVSQRIYPVGRLDYDTSGLLLLTNDGEFANLLMHPKFKIEKEYVVKVKGIPDRKELKQLETGIKLEDGLTAPAKVKMLSSDRKKNTAIIRIIIHEGKNRQIRRMIEALGYQVDKLKRERFGFLTLGNMNSGEYRVIKPMEIKHLKEMAVTKPS, from the coding sequence ATGGAACGATTACAGAAAGTCATTGCTCAAGCAGGCGTGACATCAAGACGAAAAGCAGAAGAGTATATTACGGCTGGCCGAGTACAAGTGAACGGCAAGAAGGTCACAGAATTAGGTGTGAAAGTAAATCCAAATAAAGATCGAGTTGAAGTAGACGGTGTTCCCCTGGACAAAGAAGAACCTGTTTATTATTTACTTTATAAACCAACTGGTGTTATCTCCACATCAAACGATGAGAAAGGACGAAAAAAGGTAACGGATTTAATTGATGTATCCCAACGTATATACCCTGTTGGTCGTTTGGATTATGACACATCAGGGTTATTGCTATTAACAAACGACGGCGAATTTGCCAATTTATTAATGCACCCAAAATTTAAAATTGAAAAGGAATATGTTGTGAAAGTTAAAGGCATACCTGATCGAAAAGAGTTAAAACAGCTTGAAACAGGCATAAAGCTAGAAGACGGTCTGACAGCTCCTGCAAAAGTAAAAATGCTATCAAGTGATCGTAAAAAAAATACTGCGATCATCCGTATTATTATTCATGAGGGAAAGAATCGACAAATACGTAGAATGATAGAAGCCCTTGGCTATCAAGTTGACAAGTTAAAACGAGAACGGTTTGGTTTTTTAACATTAGGTAACATGAATTCAGGTGAATACCGAGTCATTAAACCAATGGAAATAAAACATTTAAAAGAAATGGCTGTCACGAAACCGTCATAA
- a CDS encoding spore maturation protein, whose translation MEWLTALSVWMIPVLIGTVILVATIRRVPTYETFVSGAKEGFGMSVSIIPYLVGMLVAIYVFRASGAMEALVSGMAPFLSWFGVPADIVPLALLRPISGTGALGLMTDLTAVHGPDSYIGRLAATLQGSTDTTFYILTVYFGAVGIKKMGDALKVGLLADLVGIIAAIFIVSLIFGS comes from the coding sequence ATGGAATGGTTAACGGCGCTATCGGTCTGGATGATCCCTGTACTTATTGGTACGGTTATTCTCGTTGCAACAATACGAAGAGTTCCTACTTACGAAACATTTGTTTCAGGGGCAAAAGAGGGATTTGGGATGTCAGTGTCGATTATTCCTTATCTTGTGGGCATGCTTGTTGCCATCTATGTATTTCGCGCTTCTGGGGCAATGGAAGCCCTCGTTTCAGGGATGGCACCATTCCTTTCTTGGTTTGGCGTCCCTGCTGATATTGTTCCTTTAGCTTTATTGCGACCGATTTCTGGCACAGGTGCACTAGGGTTAATGACAGATTTAACTGCAGTACACGGGCCTGACTCTTATATTGGTCGACTCGCTGCAACCTTACAAGGGAGTACAGATACGACTTTTTATATCCTGACGGTTTATTTTGGAGCAGTAGGCATTAAAAAGATGGGAGATGCATTAAAAGTAGGTTTACTTGCAGATTTAGTAGGCATCATTGCTGCTATTTTTATTGTTAGTCTCATTTTTGGGTCGTAA
- a CDS encoding nucleoside recognition domain-containing protein, with amino-acid sequence MLLIGLVYAALNGTMSEVTEGVFTGAKEAVAICIGLISVLTFWLGLMKVAETAGILKQLAKLVHPLARRVFPEVPKDHPAMGYILSNLTANVFGLGNAATPMGIKAMEELKRLNGGKDEASRSMITLLALNTACLTLVPTTVISIRMSYESEAPTDIVSTTIFASGCAMIGAICIDRFFYYLRSRKERSS; translated from the coding sequence ATGTTACTCATAGGCTTAGTGTATGCAGCGCTAAATGGCACGATGAGTGAGGTAACCGAAGGAGTTTTTACAGGTGCAAAAGAAGCTGTTGCTATTTGTATCGGTCTAATAAGTGTTCTAACTTTTTGGCTAGGGTTAATGAAAGTAGCGGAAACAGCAGGTATTCTTAAGCAATTAGCCAAGCTCGTCCATCCACTTGCCCGGAGAGTGTTTCCGGAAGTACCAAAGGATCATCCAGCAATGGGCTATATTTTATCGAATTTAACTGCAAATGTATTTGGTTTAGGAAATGCGGCCACACCGATGGGGATAAAAGCGATGGAAGAATTGAAACGACTGAATGGGGGAAAGGACGAAGCGAGTCGTTCAATGATTACGCTTTTGGCTCTTAATACGGCATGTCTAACACTTGTTCCTACGACCGTCATCTCCATTCGGATGTCGTATGAATCTGAAGCGCCGACGGATATCGTTAGTACAACCATCTTCGCTTCAGGCTGCGCTATGATTGGCGCAATTTGTATCGATCGTTTCTTCTATTACTTGCGTAGTCGAAAGGAGCGGTCCTCTTAA
- a CDS encoding D-alanyl-D-alanine carboxypeptidase family protein codes for MIKKGTVCLFIWCFLLYLPINSMYGKEQVTFPISGQAAILMEQESGRVLYGKNEHQPLKIASITKIMTAILAIESGKLDETVLVSKHAEGTEGSSLYLVSGEKMKLEDLVYGLMMRSGNDAAIAIAEHVGGSVDGFVYLMNEKAKEIGMSNTLFRNPHGLDTHDDHLSSAYDMAILTQYAMTNETFQTISSTKKYRSQGENVRVFHNKNRLLTEKYDYSTGGKTGYTKLAKRTLVSTASKDGLNLITVTLNDPNDWDDHMNLFNWGFKQFTLHTLIEAGPLDVTADEFYEDHLTVKHELVYPLSENEKTAIKPKIELKAPPEQGFTNEDLKHPVGKMVFVANGEELESTPLYYEEGEKEEKRSFWQTIRQLFTIVIGAGST; via the coding sequence ATGATAAAAAAAGGAACGGTATGCCTATTCATTTGGTGCTTTTTACTTTACTTACCGATAAACAGCATGTATGGAAAAGAACAAGTGACATTCCCTATATCCGGACAGGCTGCGATCTTAATGGAACAAGAATCAGGACGTGTCCTATATGGTAAAAATGAACACCAGCCATTAAAAATAGCCAGTATCACGAAAATCATGACGGCGATTTTGGCGATCGAATCTGGGAAATTAGATGAGACTGTTCTCGTGTCAAAACATGCAGAAGGAACAGAAGGATCTTCTCTCTATTTAGTATCAGGGGAAAAAATGAAACTAGAGGATTTAGTTTATGGCTTAATGATGAGAAGTGGGAATGATGCGGCAATCGCGATTGCCGAGCATGTTGGTGGTAGTGTAGATGGCTTTGTTTATTTAATGAATGAAAAAGCAAAAGAAATTGGTATGTCAAATACACTTTTTCGTAATCCACATGGATTAGACACCCATGACGATCATTTGTCTAGCGCCTATGATATGGCGATATTAACTCAGTATGCGATGACGAATGAAACGTTTCAAACGATCTCGTCCACAAAAAAATACCGCTCCCAAGGTGAAAATGTCCGTGTATTTCATAATAAAAATCGTTTGTTAACAGAGAAATACGACTATTCAACAGGAGGGAAAACAGGCTATACGAAGCTTGCAAAACGTACCCTTGTCTCCACGGCTAGTAAAGATGGACTTAACTTAATTACGGTTACACTTAATGATCCAAACGATTGGGACGACCACATGAATTTATTCAACTGGGGTTTTAAGCAATTTACGCTACACACATTGATTGAAGCAGGTCCGCTTGATGTAACAGCAGATGAATTTTATGAAGATCATCTAACGGTCAAACATGAACTCGTCTATCCATTGAGTGAAAATGAAAAAACAGCGATAAAGCCCAAAATTGAACTAAAAGCACCTCCTGAACAAGGGTTTACAAATGAAGACCTTAAACATCCTGTAGGGAAAATGGTGTTTGTTGCGAATGGAGAAGAGTTAGAAAGTACTCCTCTCTACTATGAAGAAGGTGAGAAAGAAGAGAAGCGTTCGTTTTGGCAAACCATTCGACAATTGTTCACGATTGTTATTGGAGCTGGTTCTACGTGA